In the Pirellulales bacterium genome, GCCAACGTTGTCGAGAACATCGGCCTCTACTGGCACTTTGTCGATCTGGTGTGGATCTTCCTATTTCCTTTGTTGTACCTGTTCTAGTCCTTGCCAACCGCGTTTTATTCGTCCGCGGAATTTGCGGCTAACGCGTCACAAGAATCAACACTATGTCTCATCACGACCAACATATCGAAGTCGGCCACGACAATCACGACCACGCCCCTCATGGCGGAAACGGCAAGTACATTGCCGTGTTTGTTGCTTTGTGCATACTGACGATGGGGTCATTCCTGACCTATTTCCCTTTTTGGCGCGAACATGTGCCCTTTCAGGCCAGTCGGGCGCTAATGATGGCCATCTCCTGCACCAAGGCTCTGTTGGTTATCATGTTCTTTATGCACCTGTTGTGGGAGGCCAATTGGAAATGGGTGCTCACGATTCCGGCCACGTTTATGTCAGTATTCTTGATGCTGATGCTCGTACCGGACGTCGGCTGGCGCATTAACAATGGATATGCGCGGTATTCCGAGGAACGTTGGGTTTATGCGGCCAATCCGCAAAAGATTGAAGCGTCCGAAGTGAAAGCGGCGGAAAAGGATCTTTCGCGCGAGGGCGCACATTAGAAGTTGCGCGAATTATGTCTGGTTCGTCCGCCGTTGTAGTTTCCCATCTTGCCCACCGATACGGCGAGCACGAAGCAATTCGCGATCTGTCGCTCAGCATTGCCGAACGCGAAATCTTCGCGATCTTGGGTCCGAACGGCAGCGGTAAGACCACCCTGTTCCGCGTGCTCTCAACACTGATCCCCATTCAACAAGGCAATGTTCAGATCCTCGGCTACGATT is a window encoding:
- a CDS encoding cytochrome C oxidase subunit IV family protein — encoded protein: MSHHDQHIEVGHDNHDHAPHGGNGKYIAVFVALCILTMGSFLTYFPFWREHVPFQASRALMMAISCTKALLVIMFFMHLLWEANWKWVLTIPATFMSVFLMLMLVPDVGWRINNGYARYSEERWVYAANPQKIEASEVKAAEKDLSREGAH